The window GTCCCGCAGATTTTCGCGGCATGCCGGTGCCGGAAGTCCTGGTCAACGGCAACCACGATGAGATACGCCGCTGGCGCCGCCGCCGCGCGCTGGAGAAGACATTGCGGAACCGGCCCGACCTGCTGCACGAGGTCGCGCTCAGCGATGAAGATAAAAGTTTGATCGCCGAACTCGGCAGCGAGCGCGGCGGCACGGATTAAAAGTAAAGTTCAGGAACGAAGGAAAACAATCATGTCGATCTCACCCATCATGGATAAAGTCCTCGCCAAGTTGCAGCGCACCGACATTCCCGCACTCAGTCCCGGCGACAACGTGCGCGTGCACGTGAAGATCAAGGAAGGCGATAAAGAACGTCTCCAGGCCTTCGAGGGCACGGTCATCGCCATCAACAACGGGCCGCAGGGCAGCTTCACCGTCCGCAAGGTCAGCTTCGGGCACGGCGTGGAGCGCATCTTCCCGCGCAACTCCAAAGTGCTCGACAAGGTTGAAGTGCTGCGCTCCGGCAAGGTCCGCCGCGCGAAGCTCTTCTACCTGCGCAACCTCAAGGGCAAGGCCGCTCGCCTCCGCGAAGCGGAGTAGAGCTCAGCGACCGCAGAGCACGCAGAGAACGCCGAGCTTTTCGGCGCTTCGCTGCGTGTTTCTCTTTGTTCGCAAGGGACGCGATTCAGAATAGAATGGCCCCAATCCTCCGCGATCTCTGCGGCCTCTGCGGTCAAAGCTTCTGCCACGCAAACTGAAACTCGCCTCGCCCGACGGCAAGCCGCTCTCGAAGGCTGCCGCCAAGTTGCGCCTGCTGAAGCGCCTGAAGTGCACCACGCGCTACGAGAAGCGGGCTTGGGACACCGGCTGCACGCTCGTCGCCGGAGTGGACGAAGTCGGCCGCGGATCGCTCTTCGGTCCCGTCGTCGCCGCCGCCGTGATCCTCGATCGCAGCGACCGCATCAAAGGACTGCGCGATTCCAAGCTCTTGCCCGCGCCGCGCCGCGAGGTGCTGGCCGAGCGCATCCGCGAGCGCGCCATCGCCTGGGCCATTGCCGCGGTGGATTCCGCCCGCATCGACCAGATCAACATCTACCAGGCTTCCCGCCTCGCCATGGTCGAAGCGCTCGCGCAACTCGACCCTGCGCCCGACCATCTGCTCATCGACGCCATGCGGCTCGACTGGCCTTCGGCGGAAGCGCCCTGCTCGCAGACCAAGCTCATCCACGGCGACGCGCTCTCCGCTTCCATCGCCGCCGCATCCATCATCGCCAAGGTCGAGCGCGACCGCATGGTTACCGCCTGGGACCCCGTCTTCCCCATCTACCGTCTCGCTTCCAACAAGGGATACTTCACCAAGCACCACGCCGAAACGCTGCGCGCGCACGGCCCTTCGCCGCTGCATCGGCAGTCGTTCGCCCCGGTCTGGATGGCCGCCCATCCGCAGGAGGTCCTCGAGTTCATGTTGGAAGAGAAGGGAGTGGCGGATATCGCTGCGCTGGAAGAGGAAGAAGTAGCCCTGGCCGAAGCGGCGGACGTCTAGAAGAAAGCCTAGAACATTTTCAAGTGGAATTTGCTGATGCGCTCCGGTCGGGTCGAGAATCACAAAGCGACGCGTGCGCGTTGTATCCTGCATGGGGGTGTGCAGCGGTCGAACCGCAAACAATCCTCGATTCCACGAGTGCACACCGCTTGCCAAATTCCTGTGGTTGGATGGCGCCAAGCTAAATGCTGAGATTGCTTTGCGTTACTGCTCATCCCGACGACGAAGCCGGTGGCTTCGGCGGCACGCTTGCTCTGTACAGTGAACGCAAGGTGGAGACTTTCGTCCTCTGCCTGACCCCGGGGCAGGCCGCCCGCAACCGCGGCGGCGCAAAGTCAGACGCTGAACTCTCCGCCATGCGGCGTGAGGAGTTCGCTCGCTCCTGCAAGATCCTGATGATCAGCCGCGGCGAGGTGCTCGACTACGCCGACGCCGCGCTCGATCGCGAGGACTTCCAGGCCGTCACCGGCGCGCTGGTGCGGCGCATCCGCGAGTTCCGTCCGCACGTGGTGCTGACCATCGGCACCGAAGGCGCCGTCACCGCGCACCCCGACCACTCGATGGCCGCGCTCTTCGCCACCGCCGCGTATCACTGGGCGGGACGGACCAATCGCTTCGCTGACCAACTCGAGGTTGAACGAAAAGACGGCGGGCTCAAGCCGCATTGCGCGCAGAAGCTTTATTACTCGAGCGCGCTGGCCGCCATCCCGGAACTGCCGCAGCCGGTCTCGCTCGCGCCCGTCACCACCGTGATCGACATCGGTCCGCATCTCGAGACGAAGATCCGCGCCTTCGCCGCGCATACCTCGCAGAACCCGTTGCTGCCGCGATTCGAAGGGACTATCCGGAAACGTGGAAACTTCGAGAACTTCCACCTCGCAGCGACGACCACGCCGCGGATGGCCGATGCCGCTGTCGAGAGCGATTTGTTCGCTGGAGTGGTGGAGGACTAGAGGGGCAAGTAGCGAGGAGGAGGCAACGGTTCTCGCTATTTCTTGTCCTCCTCGAGCGGGCCCCAGTCCGACCAGAGGGAGCCAGCGGAGAACTACTTCTTCTTCCGCTTCGGCTTCGGCGACTTCTCGTCCTTCTCCGGGACCGTCCCCATAACCGAGGCGAGCACCTTGTTGAAGGCCTCTTCTTTGGTCAGCTCCTTCTTGCCGGCCTGGCCTTTGCGGAAGGTGTGTTCGTAGTCGCAGGTGCGGCAGCGGACGCGGCTCACGTCTGAGGCGACCACCCCGGCGCCCGGCGCCGACTCCATCGCGACGACGGTGTGGTCCATCACGCGCTTGCAGCGCGAGCAGTACGCGTCAATGTAATCGCCAACCCTCATTTTGCGCCGGAGTCTAACACAAGCGACCCTGTTATCATTTCCCTTCCTGTGACTTCTCATCGCGGCAAGTTCATCACCATCGAAGGGCTCGACGGCTGCGGCAAATCCACCCAGCTCGAACGCCTCGCTACCGCGCTGCGCCGGCAAGGGCTCGATGTGGTCACCACGCGCGAGCCTGGCGGCACCGCCATCGGAGAGAAGATCCGCGCCGTGCTGCTCGACTCACGCACCGCCGCGCTCGATCCCGGGGCGGAGCTGGCGCTCATGTTCGCCGCGCGCGCGCAACATATCGCCGAGGTCATCCGCCCCGCGCTCGACCGCGGCAAGTTCGTGCTCTGCGACCGCTTCACCGATTCTTCCGAGGCCTACCAAGGTGGCGGACGCGAGCTCGGATCGGAGCCGGTGCTCACACTCCATCGGACGCTCTGCGGCGGATTGCAGCCCGACCTCACCATCCTGATGGATTCCGACGTCGCCGCCAGCGTGGAGCGCGCGCGCCGCCGCAACCAGCAATGCGACGGTCACGGTCAACCAACCGGTGTACAGAGTGATGAGAATCGCTTCGAATCGGAGAGCCGCGCCTTCTTCGAGCGCGTCCGCGCCAAGTACCTGGAGATCGCGGAGCGCGAGCCGCAACGCGTAGCGGTGGTCAACGCGCGTCGCCAGCCCGATCCGGTGAGCGAAGAGATCCTCGGCATCGTCCGCGAGCGCGTGCTGGGGCATGTGGGGAAGACGGCGACGGGAGTGCAAAAGTAATGGTGCGAAAGTAATGGGCTTCGCCACCTTTCACGGCAACGCAGAGACCGTCACCCGCCTGCGCGAGATGATCGAGCGCGGCCGCCTGCCGCACGCCGTCATCCTTGCCGGGCCGCGTGGCGCCGGCAAATACACGCTCGCGCAGATGGCCGCCAAGGCGATGAATTGCCTGGAGCGCCCGGACAACGCCGGCCTCGCCGATTTCTGCGGACGCTGCTCTAACTGCGTCCGCATCGCACAGGCCGATGATCTCGACGCCCGCTTCACCGAGGCGGTCGAAGCGCGCGAAGGCCTGAAAGACGCGGACAAGAAAGACACGCGCGTCTTCGTTCAGACTCATCCCGATGTCCTGGTGATCCCTCCCGACCCGCCGCAGATGATGATCAAGGTCGGCCAGGTGCGCCACGTCATCGAGAACATCTATTTCAAGCCGCAGGAAGGCCGCGAGCGCGTCTTCATCTTCACCTCGACCGCGTTCATCCGCGAGGCGGAGAACTCGCTGCTCAAAGTGCTGGAAGAGCCGCCCGATTTCGCGACCATCTTTTTGCTGGCAGAGAATCCTGGCGAGTTGCTGCCCACCATCCGCTCGCGCTGCGTCACACTCACCCTGGGCGCGCTGCCGGTCGCGGAGATCGAGGCGTTTCTTTCTCAGCACCCCGAGACTCAGCACTCCGGAGCCCAGCGCACCGATTTCTCCGCGCAGCAGCGCGCGCTGGTCGCGCGCCTCGCGCAAGGCGCCATCGGGCGCGCCCGCAACTTCGACCTTGCCGGCTACATCGCCTCGCGCACCGACGCGCTCGCGCTCCTGCGCTCCGCCATCGGTGGTGACGACCATAGCGCGCTCTTCCGCGTGACCGAGACCTATCGCGCCGGCGCCGAAGGCAAAGGCAAGACCGACCAGCTGCTGCGTGCGCTCTATCTCCTGCTTGAGGACTTGATGTTCGCGAAGTCAGGGACGACCGAGCTCATCCGTAATACCGACATCGCCGCCGACCTGGCGCGCATGGCGCAGCCGGTCAGCTTCGACTGGATCGCCGGCGCCGCCCACGGACTCACCGAAGTCGAGCGCGGCATGCGCCGCAACCTGCTGCGCTCGCTCTCGCTGGACGCCTTCGCCGTCTCGCTCGAGCGCTAAAAACAAAAGCGCCCGCCGTAGCGGGCGCCTGCTGCCAAAATCGCTTACCGCTTGTTCCCTGTCCCGTTGCCGCTCTCGTCCTTGTAGATGTACTTGATGCTCGGCTTGTAGAGCAGGATATTCGACTGGCCCGAGCGTGTGATCTTGATGCAATCGCGGTCGTACCACTCGATGGTCCCGCGGATCTGCTCGCCATCTTTGAGTACCACG of the Acidobacteriota bacterium genome contains:
- the rplS gene encoding 50S ribosomal protein L19; this encodes MDKVLAKLQRTDIPALSPGDNVRVHVKIKEGDKERLQAFEGTVIAINNGPQGSFTVRKVSFGHGVERIFPRNSKVLDKVEVLRSGKVRRAKLFYLRNLKGKAARLREAE
- a CDS encoding ribonuclease HII, encoding MRLLKRLKCTTRYEKRAWDTGCTLVAGVDEVGRGSLFGPVVAAAVILDRSDRIKGLRDSKLLPAPRREVLAERIRERAIAWAIAAVDSARIDQINIYQASRLAMVEALAQLDPAPDHLLIDAMRLDWPSAEAPCSQTKLIHGDALSASIAAASIIAKVERDRMVTAWDPVFPIYRLASNKGYFTKHHAETLRAHGPSPLHRQSFAPVWMAAHPQEVLEFMLEEKGVADIAALEEEEVALAEAADV
- a CDS encoding PIG-L family deacetylase, encoding MLRLLCVTAHPDDEAGGFGGTLALYSERKVETFVLCLTPGQAARNRGGAKSDAELSAMRREEFARSCKILMISRGEVLDYADAALDREDFQAVTGALVRRIREFRPHVVLTIGTEGAVTAHPDHSMAALFATAAYHWAGRTNRFADQLEVERKDGGLKPHCAQKLYYSSALAAIPELPQPVSLAPVTTVIDIGPHLETKIRAFAAHTSQNPLLPRFEGTIRKRGNFENFHLAATTTPRMADAAVESDLFAGVVED
- the tmk gene encoding dTMP kinase produces the protein MTSHRGKFITIEGLDGCGKSTQLERLATALRRQGLDVVTTREPGGTAIGEKIRAVLLDSRTAALDPGAELALMFAARAQHIAEVIRPALDRGKFVLCDRFTDSSEAYQGGGRELGSEPVLTLHRTLCGGLQPDLTILMDSDVAASVERARRRNQQCDGHGQPTGVQSDENRFESESRAFFERVRAKYLEIAEREPQRVAVVNARRQPDPVSEEILGIVRERVLGHVGKTATGVQK
- a CDS encoding DNA polymerase III subunit delta'; protein product: MGFATFHGNAETVTRLREMIERGRLPHAVILAGPRGAGKYTLAQMAAKAMNCLERPDNAGLADFCGRCSNCVRIAQADDLDARFTEAVEAREGLKDADKKDTRVFVQTHPDVLVIPPDPPQMMIKVGQVRHVIENIYFKPQEGRERVFIFTSTAFIREAENSLLKVLEEPPDFATIFLLAENPGELLPTIRSRCVTLTLGALPVAEIEAFLSQHPETQHSGAQRTDFSAQQRALVARLAQGAIGRARNFDLAGYIASRTDALALLRSAIGGDDHSALFRVTETYRAGAEGKGKTDQLLRALYLLLEDLMFAKSGTTELIRNTDIAADLARMAQPVSFDWIAGAAHGLTEVERGMRRNLLRSLSLDAFAVSLER